From a single Rhinolophus ferrumequinum isolate MPI-CBG mRhiFer1 chromosome 15, mRhiFer1_v1.p, whole genome shotgun sequence genomic region:
- the SDHAF1 gene encoding succinate dehydrogenase assembly factor 1, mitochondrial: protein MSRLSRLQRQVLSLYRELLRAGRGKPGAEARVRAEFRQHACLPRSDVLRIEYLYRRGRRQLQLLRDGHATAMGAFVRPRGAIEEPSGARARKAPLEDGDGTRSPLDGVESPGTPPNGR from the coding sequence ATGAGCCGGCTCAGCCGGCTCCAGAGGCAAGTTCTGAGCCTGTACCGCGAGCTGCTGCGCGCCGGGCGCGGAAAGCCCGGCGCCGAGGCGCGGGTGCGGGCCGAGTTCCGGCAGCATGCCTGCCTGCCACGCTCCGACGTACTGCGCATTGAATACCTGTACCGCCGCGGGCGGCGCCAGCTACAGCTGCTACGCGACGGCCACGCCACGGCCATGGGCGCCTTCGTGCGCCCGCGGGGCGCGATCGAGGAGCCCAGCGGCGCCAGGGCCCGCAAGGCCCCTCTTGAGGATGGTGACGGTACGAGGAGCCCGCTCGACGGAGTGGAGTCACCGGGGACCCCGCCCAATGGTCGGTGA